In Canis lupus dingo isolate Sandy chromosome 25, ASM325472v2, whole genome shotgun sequence, one genomic interval encodes:
- the LOC112669488 gene encoding protein POLR1D-like isoform X2: MEEDQELERKAIEELLKEAKRGKTRAETMGPMGWMKCPLAGTNKRFLINTIKNTLPSHKEQDPEQKEGSKEATKSQGQKEEKRKKHRGHPYKHSFQARAPEGHSPHRKPSSRDKSGKRSNRR, encoded by the exons GAAGGCAATTGAAGAACTGCTTAAGGAGGCAAAACGTGGGAAAACAAGAGCAGAAACAATGGGACCGATGGGTTG GATGAAGTGTCCTCTCGCTGGCACAAATAAAAGATTCCTAATTAACACAATTAAGAACACGCTGCCCTCCCATAAAGAGCAAGACCCTGAGCAAAAGGAGGGCAGCAAGGAAGCCACGAAAAGCCAGggccagaaagaagaaaagcggAAGAAGCACAGAGGTCACCCCTACAAGCACAGCTTCCAGGCCCGGGCCCCCGAGGGCCACTCTCCACACCGGAAGCCCAGCAGCCGGGACAAGTCGGGGAAGCGCTCCAACAGGCGATGA
- the LOC112669488 gene encoding protein POLR1D-like isoform X1, which yields MEEDQELESISSSSYRYSSFTCKSVHRCPVLLTPRIHSLTRSQLRTYHVPDVGKTRVKRTSLLSSRKAIEELLKEAKRGKTRAETMGPMGWMKCPLAGTNKRFLINTIKNTLPSHKEQDPEQKEGSKEATKSQGQKEEKRKKHRGHPYKHSFQARAPEGHSPHRKPSSRDKSGKRSNRR from the exons CATCTCCTCCTCCAGCTACAGATACAGCAGTTTTACTTGTAAATCTGTGCATCGTTGTCCTGTCCTACTCACACCCAGAATCCATTCATTGACCAGATCTCAACTGAggacctaccatgtgccagacgtAGGGAAAACTAGGGTGAAGAGGACCAGTCTACTGAGCTCTAG GAAGGCAATTGAAGAACTGCTTAAGGAGGCAAAACGTGGGAAAACAAGAGCAGAAACAATGGGACCGATGGGTTG GATGAAGTGTCCTCTCGCTGGCACAAATAAAAGATTCCTAATTAACACAATTAAGAACACGCTGCCCTCCCATAAAGAGCAAGACCCTGAGCAAAAGGAGGGCAGCAAGGAAGCCACGAAAAGCCAGggccagaaagaagaaaagcggAAGAAGCACAGAGGTCACCCCTACAAGCACAGCTTCCAGGCCCGGGCCCCCGAGGGCCACTCTCCACACCGGAAGCCCAGCAGCCGGGACAAGTCGGGGAAGCGCTCCAACAGGCGATGA